In Gammaproteobacteria bacterium, one DNA window encodes the following:
- a CDS encoding TolC family protein, which produces MIPGRIVAAVLAVIVLPANAQGKEDILNRAGTAIFAQSATKATLTASNSHNVTLLPSLIAEALENNPEIQAAYQEREAAQQRVSPAEALDDPMLEAGVINAPLASSPFNREDMTMKMIGLSQRLPFPGKRGLRKDVAAKDAEAIEQGYHETVNRVVHDLKTAYWDLGLTVEIIKLTEKNKQILERFLRIAEERYQVGQGSQADVLKAQTQVSRMLDRLLVLTREQPVLEAELIRILGRHMKGEILVPVPLQIQEVPLNLETLQQEALTQRPQLLALQSLIARNEKSVDLARRTYYPDFDVRLSYGQRDNMMDGTRRDDMVSMTVAVNLPVWRGNKIEPRIMESQAMRDQTVSLYQAQSNEVTARLRQQIAIAEQSLKSVKLYQTAILPQAKLTVESALAAYQVNRVDFLTLLDNQMTVFDFETSLITAMANYNKAVAEIDLLAGKKQH; this is translated from the coding sequence GTGATTCCCGGCAGAATTGTTGCGGCAGTGCTTGCTGTTATCGTACTTCCGGCAAATGCTCAGGGTAAGGAAGATATTTTAAACAGGGCTGGTACAGCAATTTTTGCACAGTCTGCTACAAAGGCAACTTTAACAGCATCCAACTCCCACAACGTGACGCTGCTCCCAAGTTTGATTGCAGAAGCACTGGAAAATAATCCGGAGATTCAGGCTGCGTATCAAGAACGTGAAGCCGCTCAACAAAGAGTATCACCAGCGGAAGCGCTGGATGATCCCATGCTTGAGGCTGGTGTGATCAATGCACCGCTGGCATCTTCACCATTCAACCGCGAGGATATGACCATGAAAATGATCGGTCTATCCCAGCGTTTGCCTTTTCCGGGAAAGCGCGGTTTGCGTAAAGATGTTGCCGCCAAGGATGCCGAAGCGATTGAGCAGGGTTATCATGAAACGGTTAATCGCGTTGTGCACGATCTTAAAACAGCATATTGGGATCTCGGACTCACGGTTGAGATAATCAAGCTGACCGAGAAAAACAAGCAGATTCTCGAACGTTTTCTGCGCATTGCGGAAGAACGCTACCAAGTTGGACAAGGCAGTCAGGCGGATGTGCTGAAAGCACAAACACAGGTATCGAGAATGCTGGACAGATTGTTAGTATTGACGCGCGAACAGCCAGTGCTGGAAGCGGAATTGATTCGCATTCTGGGACGCCACATGAAAGGCGAGATTCTAGTTCCGGTACCATTACAAATTCAAGAAGTGCCTTTGAATTTAGAGACATTACAACAAGAAGCTCTAACGCAACGCCCGCAATTGCTTGCATTGCAAAGTCTGATTGCACGCAATGAGAAATCTGTTGATTTGGCACGCAGGACCTACTATCCGGATTTTGACGTGCGACTTTCGTATGGTCAGCGTGACAACATGATGGACGGTACGAGACGCGATGACATGGTCAGTATGACTGTGGCGGTTAATCTGCCGGTATGGCGCGGCAATAAAATTGAGCCTCGCATCATGGAATCACAGGCAATGCGTGATCAAACAGTCAGTCTGTATCAAGCGCAAAGTAATGAAGTTACGGCAAGATTGCGTCAGCAAATTGCCATCGCTGAGCAAAGCCTGAAATCGGTCAAGCTCTATCAGACTGCCATTCTTCCACAAGCGAAATTGACGGTTGAATCCGCATTGGCTGCTTACCAGGTAAACCGGGTCGACTTTTTGACCTTGCTGGATAATCAAATGACAGTATTTGATTTCGAGACCAGTCTCATCACAGCGATGGCGAATTACAACAAAGCAGTGGCGGAAATTGATTTGCTGGCTGGCAAAAAGCAGCACTAA
- a CDS encoding efflux RND transporter periplasmic adaptor subunit translates to MKSVVKLIMVGVAITTALFASYWWGSTQSQTSTGVTLSAATSTEKKILYYRNPMGLPDTSPVPKKDTMGMDYLPVYEGEESQSDQTIVKISTEKIQKLGVRTETATLRELTRTIRAVATIQADERKLYALVTKFEGWIQRLYVNTTGQAVKKGDALMDVYSPELITAQQEYLIALRGLQSTADSDSDVRASMQRLVASALQKLRNWDIAETELQRLQQTGEVRQYMTLRSKADGVVLEKRAVMGQRFMPGEVLYQIADLSSVWVLADVFEQDLGMVHQGQVATIRVEAYPNEVFNGEIAFIYPTVTPETRTAIVRVVLPNPDGLLKPAMYARVEFASSHSKDKVLVIPDSAVLDTGTRRVVLVDLGAGRFEPRTVKLGMHADGYAEVLGGINAGETVVVKANFLIDAESNLKAVLSGLGYGGHQLPDEEKETGTGSFVKASPSKTHRGEGTINTMDFAHATITLAHGPIASLQWPAMIMDFRVSDPALLRSLKPGQKIIFEITGESAGEYIIVYIQPVDLSLGATAHGGH, encoded by the coding sequence ATGAAATCCGTCGTTAAACTAATCATGGTTGGAGTTGCGATTACAACTGCATTGTTTGCAAGTTATTGGTGGGGTAGTACGCAATCACAAACATCAACCGGAGTTACTTTATCCGCAGCAACCAGCACTGAAAAAAAGATTTTATATTACCGCAATCCAATGGGATTGCCCGATACCTCCCCAGTACCCAAAAAGGATACCATGGGAATGGATTATCTGCCGGTTTATGAGGGAGAGGAATCTCAATCAGATCAAACTATTGTAAAAATAAGTACCGAAAAAATTCAAAAACTAGGGGTGCGAACTGAAACTGCAACATTACGTGAACTGACGCGCACTATTAGAGCCGTAGCAACGATACAGGCAGATGAACGCAAATTATATGCGTTAGTAACAAAATTTGAAGGCTGGATCCAGCGGCTCTATGTAAACACCACAGGGCAGGCAGTGAAAAAGGGCGATGCCTTGATGGATGTATACAGTCCTGAGTTGATTACAGCGCAACAGGAATACTTGATTGCGCTAAGGGGGTTGCAATCCACCGCTGATAGCGATTCCGATGTGCGGGCCTCTATGCAGCGATTGGTTGCCAGCGCATTGCAGAAACTGCGCAATTGGGATATTGCGGAAACCGAATTACAACGCCTGCAGCAAACCGGCGAAGTGCGGCAGTATATGACATTGCGTTCTAAAGCCGATGGTGTCGTGCTGGAAAAGAGGGCTGTCATGGGTCAACGCTTTATGCCTGGAGAAGTGCTTTATCAGATTGCTGATTTATCCAGCGTGTGGGTGCTAGCAGATGTATTTGAACAGGATCTTGGAATGGTACATCAAGGTCAGGTGGCCACCATCAGAGTGGAAGCTTATCCAAACGAAGTTTTCAACGGTGAAATTGCTTTCATCTATCCCACAGTAACTCCGGAGACGCGTACTGCTATCGTGCGTGTTGTACTTCCCAACCCCGATGGTCTGCTGAAACCTGCCATGTACGCACGCGTGGAATTTGCTTCATCCCACAGCAAAGACAAAGTGCTGGTAATACCCGATTCAGCCGTACTGGATACTGGCACCCGCCGGGTGGTATTGGTGGATCTCGGCGCAGGCCGATTTGAACCGCGCACGGTTAAACTGGGTATGCATGCCGATGGCTATGCTGAGGTGCTGGGGGGAATTAATGCTGGAGAAACCGTTGTGGTTAAAGCTAATTTCCTAATTGATGCAGAAAGTAATCTCAAGGCGGTTCTGAGTGGCTTGGGTTACGGAGGCCATCAGCTACCGGACGAGGAAAAAGAAACTGGAACTGGTTCGTTTGTTAAGGCATCGCCGTCAAAAACTCATCGTGGCGAAGGAACCATCAATACCATGGATTTTGCACATGCAACAATCACACTTGCGCATGGCCCAATCGCTAGTCTTCAATGGCCTGCAATGATCATGGATTTTCGCGTTTCTGATCCAGCGTTACTTCGTTCATTAAAGCCTGGACAAAAGATTATATTCGAAATCACCGGTGAATCAGCCGGTGAATATATCATCGTGTACATTCAGCCAGTAGATCTCAGCCTTGGCGCCACTGCTCACGGAGGACATTAA
- a CDS encoding efflux RND transporter permease subunit: MIGNIIEWSVRNVFLVLLGTFFVVAWGVYAVLKTPIDAIPDLSDVQVIIYTEYPGQAPQVVEDQVTYPLTTAMLSVPKSKVVRGLSNFGVSFVYVIFEDGTDIYWARSRVLEYLSFAANRLPENVRPSLGPDATGVGWVYQYVLVAKNRALDELRAIQDWFLRYQLTAAHGVSEVASVGGFVKNYQVTVDPRRLQAYGISLKTISDVIASSNRDVGGRVIELTETEYMVRGKGYLRGISDLENLVVKAHEGMPVLLRHIARVELVPDERRGITELNGEGEVVSGIAVARHGENALNVTHNLEKKIDEIASGLPEGVSIQPVYNRSELIHRAIATLNEVFIEQIIIVALVCVVFLMHVRSALVAIIMLPIGVLIAFIAMFHLGINSNIMSLAGIALAIAEMTDAAIVMVENAHKHLARLAPDESRTEAVIAACKEVGPPLFFSLLIITVSFIPVFVLEAQEGRMFHPLAYTKTFAMAGAALLSITLVPALILLLLRGRIPREQDNPLGRIMIQLYRPVMTQVLQWKKVIVLAAVVVVGVTVYPTLRLGTEFMPTLNEGTLLYMPVTLPGISVTKAAEILQTQNKIIKSFPEVASVLGKAGRANTATDPAPLEMTETIINLKPESEWRPGMTIDKLIAELDQVLQMPGVSNAWTMPIKNRNDMLATGIRTPVGIKVFGKDLGEIEKLAKQIEAAVKTVPGTSSAYAERTTGGYYLDVEPDRLELARYGLAVGDLLSVISAALGGEMVTTTVEGRERFGVTVRYPRELRSDPQAIATQVLVPTMGATMIPLGQLARISLVKGPPSIRTENALLSAYIFVDIRDRDIGSYVAAGQKAVREQVQFPPGYYATWSGQFEYMERANEKLKVVVPITLLMVFLLVYLNFNRLTETLIVMLSVPFSLVGGIWLMYWLDYNMSIAAAIGFIGLVGIAAESGMVMLEFLDQALKEVTAKREASGSKVTVEDLYEAVVQGAVYRIRPVMMTIAGSVLGLLPVMFSSGTGSEVIRRISAPMVGGMVSATVLTLIVFPAVYALVKEIPIRHSLKTEKRGGLSS, translated from the coding sequence ATGATTGGCAATATAATCGAATGGTCGGTGCGGAATGTCTTCCTGGTACTACTTGGAACCTTTTTTGTGGTAGCTTGGGGCGTGTATGCAGTATTGAAGACGCCTATCGACGCAATACCCGATTTATCGGACGTACAGGTCATCATTTACACGGAATATCCCGGACAGGCGCCGCAGGTGGTCGAAGACCAGGTTACTTATCCGCTGACTACAGCTATGTTAAGTGTGCCAAAATCAAAGGTTGTCAGGGGACTATCAAATTTCGGTGTATCGTTTGTGTATGTCATCTTTGAAGATGGCACCGATATCTACTGGGCGCGTTCGCGAGTACTGGAATACCTGAGCTTCGCAGCAAACCGGTTACCAGAAAATGTCAGGCCTTCTCTCGGCCCGGATGCAACGGGGGTCGGTTGGGTTTACCAATATGTGCTAGTTGCCAAGAATCGCGCACTCGACGAATTACGTGCTATTCAGGATTGGTTCTTGCGTTATCAGTTGACCGCAGCACATGGCGTGTCGGAAGTGGCGAGTGTGGGCGGTTTTGTAAAAAACTATCAAGTCACTGTAGATCCGCGGCGCCTTCAAGCCTACGGGATATCACTCAAAACAATCTCCGATGTTATCGCCTCCAGCAACCGCGATGTCGGGGGACGTGTGATCGAGCTGACGGAAACTGAGTATATGGTTCGCGGTAAGGGCTATCTGCGCGGAATTAGTGACCTGGAAAATCTGGTTGTGAAGGCACACGAGGGTATGCCGGTATTGCTGCGTCATATTGCCCGGGTGGAATTAGTACCTGATGAGCGCCGTGGCATCACCGAACTCAACGGAGAAGGAGAGGTTGTTTCGGGTATCGCAGTGGCGCGGCATGGTGAAAACGCTCTCAATGTGACCCATAATCTCGAAAAAAAGATCGACGAAATCGCATCCGGTTTACCAGAAGGTGTTTCGATTCAGCCTGTCTACAACCGCTCGGAGTTGATTCACCGCGCCATCGCGACGCTAAACGAAGTATTTATCGAGCAGATCATAATCGTGGCGCTGGTATGCGTAGTATTTCTCATGCACGTGCGCAGTGCACTGGTGGCGATCATCATGCTTCCGATCGGTGTGCTGATCGCCTTCATTGCAATGTTTCACCTTGGCATTAATTCCAACATCATGAGCCTGGCCGGTATCGCGCTGGCGATCGCAGAAATGACCGACGCAGCAATCGTCATGGTCGAAAACGCGCATAAACATCTTGCGCGACTCGCTCCCGATGAATCGCGCACGGAGGCTGTCATTGCAGCCTGCAAGGAAGTCGGCCCGCCGCTATTTTTCAGCCTGCTGATCATCACGGTATCGTTTATACCGGTGTTTGTGCTCGAAGCACAGGAAGGGCGGATGTTTCACCCGCTTGCCTATACCAAAACGTTTGCGATGGCGGGTGCTGCGCTGCTTTCGATCACCTTGGTCCCGGCTCTGATTCTGCTTTTGCTCCGTGGCCGCATTCCGCGCGAGCAGGACAATCCGTTGGGCCGGATCATGATCCAGCTCTATCGGCCTGTAATGACTCAGGTGTTACAGTGGAAAAAAGTCATTGTCCTGGCAGCAGTCGTGGTAGTTGGGGTTACTGTTTATCCAACGCTCAGGCTGGGAACAGAGTTTATGCCAACATTGAATGAAGGCACACTACTTTATATGCCAGTAACACTTCCAGGTATTTCCGTTACCAAGGCGGCAGAAATCCTGCAAACACAGAATAAAATCATTAAAAGTTTTCCCGAGGTGGCATCGGTATTGGGAAAAGCCGGACGCGCTAATACCGCTACTGATCCAGCGCCGCTGGAAATGACTGAAACCATCATTAATTTGAAACCGGAAAGCGAATGGCGTCCAGGCATGACCATCGACAAGTTGATCGCCGAATTGGATCAAGTATTACAAATGCCAGGAGTCAGTAATGCCTGGACGATGCCGATCAAAAATAGGAACGATATGCTTGCCACCGGCATACGCACACCCGTCGGAATCAAAGTGTTCGGCAAGGATTTGGGCGAGATTGAAAAACTTGCCAAGCAGATTGAGGCAGCTGTAAAAACAGTGCCAGGAACCAGTAGCGCCTATGCGGAACGCACAACCGGCGGCTACTATCTTGATGTTGAGCCCGATCGTCTTGAACTTGCCCGATATGGATTGGCTGTCGGCGATTTATTGTCTGTGATTTCAGCAGCGCTTGGCGGCGAGATGGTGACGACCACGGTTGAAGGCCGGGAACGCTTTGGTGTTACCGTACGCTATCCACGCGAGCTACGCAGCGATCCGCAGGCAATTGCTACTCAGGTGCTGGTTCCAACCATGGGAGCGACGATGATTCCGCTTGGCCAGCTTGCACGAATCAGCCTTGTCAAAGGCCCGCCAAGCATTCGTACGGAGAATGCACTACTGTCCGCGTATATTTTTGTTGATATTCGTGATCGTGATATCGGCAGTTACGTTGCAGCCGGACAGAAAGCAGTGCGTGAACAAGTGCAATTTCCTCCCGGATACTATGCCACCTGGAGCGGGCAATTCGAATACATGGAGCGGGCCAACGAGAAACTGAAAGTGGTAGTGCCTATCACTCTCCTGATGGTGTTCCTGCTTGTATATCTGAATTTCAATCGTCTTACAGAGACATTGATAGTAATGCTATCGGTACCTTTTTCCTTAGTCGGGGGTATCTGGCTGATGTATTGGCTTGACTACAATATGAGCATCGCAGCCGCAATTGGTTTTATCGGTCTCGTTGGTATTGCGGCCGAATCGGGGATGGTCATGCTCGAGTTTCTCGATCAGGCGCTCAAAGAGGTGACTGCAAAGCGCGAAGCTTCTGGTAGTAAAGTCACTGTCGAGGATCTTTACGAAGCGGTAGTGCAAGGGGCGGTATATCGAATACGACCCGTGATGATGACCATCGCCGGAAGCGTTTTGGGCCTGCTTCCGGTTATGTTCAGCAGCGGTACGGGTTCCGAAGTAATCCGGCGCATTTCTGCCCCGATGGTGGGCGGCATGGTTTCCGCTACAGTACTAACATTGATCGTATTTCCCGCAGTCTATGCGCTTGTCAAGGAAATCCCAATTCGACATTCGCTTAAAACGGAAAAGAGGGGAGGTTTGTCATCATGA
- a CDS encoding methyltransferase domain-containing protein has product MKNSPRYIPAFHFHWLTRWYDPIMRRLFPESGIKTALIAQARIQPGQDVLDVGCGTGTLTLMIKQIQPDAEVNGLDMDPQILDIARRKAEQTGVTIVLQQGTAACLPYPDESFDHVFASLMLHHLTREDKQQALREAFRVLKPGGELHIADFGKPHDSVMRLISLVMRWAEEVHDNILGLLPVFIADAGFHPVEETTRYRTVVGAIALYRACKPMRNKL; this is encoded by the coding sequence ATGAAGAATTCCCCTCGCTATATCCCGGCGTTTCATTTCCACTGGCTGACACGCTGGTACGATCCGATAATGCGGCGCTTATTCCCTGAATCGGGAATTAAGACTGCATTGATCGCGCAAGCCCGCATCCAGCCTGGTCAAGATGTGCTGGATGTGGGTTGCGGTACGGGCACACTCACTCTGATGATCAAACAAATTCAACCGGATGCCGAAGTAAATGGTCTTGATATGGATCCTCAGATATTGGACATCGCACGAAGGAAGGCCGAGCAAACAGGAGTGACTATCGTCCTGCAACAGGGTACGGCGGCTTGTTTGCCCTATCCGGATGAAAGCTTTGATCACGTTTTCGCCAGCCTGATGCTGCATCATTTGACGCGGGAAGATAAACAGCAAGCACTCAGAGAAGCATTTCGCGTGTTGAAGCCCGGTGGTGAGTTGCATATTGCGGACTTCGGCAAACCGCACGATTCAGTCATGCGGCTAATCTCTCTGGTAATGCGGTGGGCTGAAGAGGTTCACGATAACATTCTGGGTTTATTGCCGGTTTTTATAGCAGATGCCGGATTCCATCCAGTGGAGGAGACTACCCGTTATCGCACAGTGGTCGGAGCCATCGCTTTATACCGTGCCTGCAAGCCAATGAGAAATAAACTATGA
- a CDS encoding cation-translocating P-type ATPase has translation MNAWHSQSIAELEHLIATDVERGLTDEEVVDRLVRNGPNKLRKGKRFSAFAILASQFKSLVIWVLIGAAAVSTALGETVDGIAIIAIVILNALIGFIQEYRAEKAAAALADMVAPHCRVVRNGHSVVVAATEIVPGDILLLEGGDLVTADARLIQASVLRINEAPLTGESQAVNKFTDNLPPETALAERKNMVFLGTSVTGGSGRALVVNTGMETELGHIAKLLETAESGETPLQVQLDRVGHMLLLACFSIVALIFGLGLLRGIAPFELFLSTVSLAVAAIPEGLPAVVTIALALGVQRMVRRNALVRRLASIETLGRAQVICTDKTGTLTMGEMTACKLITADNLYRITGEGYSTEGGFFVGNAEIPVEGTPSLLALLRASAACNDAELALIDGRSMIVGDPTEGALLVAAAKGNITRQMIEAEMPRLAIVPFDSARKRMTVIRRQENNSWAFAKGAPEVILGRCTRIRTDQGIRDLTESDRVRLLHANTLLANDALRVLAIAERILDGFSFEEGKVTDDAEIEKELIFLGLIGLQDPPRAEAKEAVAKCKRAGIKTVMITGDHPDTARAIGRELGILGKSDEILAGIELDRLNDEVLKERVSRVSVYARVTAEHKLRIVRAWKSQSAVVAMTGDGVNDAPAIKEASIGIAMGVTGTEVTKEAADIIITDDNFASIVAAVEEGRGIYDNIAKTLAYLLGSSTGELIVMLVAVLLGWPLPLLPLHLLWINLVTDGFAALALSTDPVDSDVLDRPPRHPQTALINRDLIKLTLFTGLLTASVTLGVFAYELYIMGSSLEQARDAAFTTLVIAGLLRAFGARSEQRAIWEISMFSNIRLFLVVAVCFGLQLAIHHVPMFQTLFGVEPITLSQCIGWFAVGFIPLIVLELRKFIRYRLIKEI, from the coding sequence ATGAATGCATGGCATAGCCAATCAATAGCCGAACTCGAACACCTCATTGCAACCGATGTGGAACGGGGACTTACTGATGAAGAAGTGGTTGATCGGCTCGTCCGGAATGGGCCTAATAAACTACGAAAGGGTAAGCGATTTTCAGCTTTTGCTATTTTGGCAAGTCAGTTTAAAAGCCTGGTTATTTGGGTATTGATTGGCGCAGCAGCTGTTTCAACAGCGCTGGGTGAAACTGTAGATGGCATCGCTATTATTGCCATCGTAATATTGAATGCGCTGATTGGTTTCATTCAAGAATATCGTGCCGAAAAGGCTGCTGCCGCGTTGGCTGATATGGTAGCGCCTCATTGTCGCGTAGTGCGCAATGGCCATAGCGTGGTGGTTGCTGCAACCGAAATTGTTCCGGGCGATATTCTTCTGCTAGAAGGAGGGGATCTAGTTACTGCGGATGCCCGCCTGATTCAGGCTTCTGTTCTACGCATCAACGAAGCACCGCTCACGGGTGAATCGCAAGCTGTAAACAAGTTCACGGATAATCTGCCTCCAGAAACAGCTTTGGCTGAGCGAAAAAATATGGTTTTTCTTGGTACCAGCGTAACAGGCGGTTCCGGTCGCGCATTGGTGGTTAATACCGGCATGGAAACGGAACTCGGCCATATCGCTAAACTGCTGGAGACTGCCGAAAGTGGAGAAACTCCGTTGCAAGTCCAGCTCGACCGGGTAGGACATATGTTATTGCTGGCCTGTTTCAGCATTGTTGCACTGATTTTCGGGCTAGGATTATTGCGGGGGATAGCGCCATTTGAGCTTTTCTTAAGCACGGTGAGTCTCGCCGTTGCTGCTATCCCCGAGGGATTGCCAGCAGTAGTGACTATCGCGCTTGCCTTGGGTGTACAACGCATGGTGCGGCGGAATGCATTGGTGCGGCGCCTGGCTTCGATTGAAACATTAGGCCGCGCTCAAGTCATTTGTACGGACAAGACGGGCACTCTGACAATGGGTGAAATGACTGCTTGCAAATTAATCACGGCAGATAACTTGTATCGCATCACTGGCGAAGGTTATTCAACCGAGGGGGGGTTTTTTGTCGGAAATGCAGAAATCCCGGTAGAGGGAACCCCATCACTTCTCGCGCTGCTCCGTGCATCGGCTGCTTGCAACGATGCCGAGCTAGCTTTAATAGATGGTCGATCTATGATAGTGGGCGATCCTACTGAAGGAGCGCTGCTGGTTGCTGCCGCCAAAGGCAATATCACCCGGCAAATGATTGAGGCTGAAATGCCACGACTGGCCATTGTCCCTTTTGATTCCGCTCGCAAACGTATGACTGTAATCCGTCGGCAGGAAAATAATTCCTGGGCATTCGCCAAAGGTGCACCGGAAGTGATTCTCGGCCGCTGCACCCGAATCCGTACCGACCAGGGAATTAGGGATCTGACAGAAAGTGATCGCGTCCGGCTTCTCCATGCTAATACGTTGCTGGCAAACGATGCGCTACGCGTGCTTGCAATTGCTGAGCGCATCCTGGATGGCTTCAGTTTCGAAGAAGGCAAAGTGACAGATGATGCCGAAATCGAGAAGGAACTTATCTTTCTGGGGCTAATAGGCTTACAGGATCCGCCACGCGCCGAGGCAAAAGAAGCAGTGGCCAAATGCAAGCGGGCTGGCATCAAAACTGTGATGATTACAGGTGATCATCCTGATACGGCACGTGCGATAGGGCGTGAGCTGGGTATTCTGGGTAAGAGCGACGAAATTCTCGCAGGTATCGAACTCGACCGATTGAATGATGAGGTGCTGAAGGAGCGTGTATCAAGGGTTTCCGTTTATGCGCGCGTCACCGCCGAGCACAAACTTCGCATTGTTCGCGCGTGGAAGTCCCAGAGTGCGGTAGTGGCGATGACCGGAGACGGAGTGAACGATGCGCCTGCAATCAAGGAAGCATCCATTGGTATCGCGATGGGTGTAACTGGCACCGAGGTGACCAAGGAGGCGGCCGATATCATTATCACCGATGACAACTTTGCTTCTATTGTCGCTGCTGTGGAAGAAGGACGGGGCATTTATGACAACATTGCTAAAACTTTGGCTTATCTGCTTGGTAGCAGTACCGGCGAATTAATCGTGATGCTGGTCGCAGTTCTACTTGGCTGGCCGCTCCCTCTATTGCCCTTGCATCTTCTGTGGATCAATCTGGTAACTGATGGTTTTGCAGCCCTGGCGTTGTCGACCGATCCAGTTGACTCCGATGTATTGGATCGTCCACCGCGGCATCCACAAACGGCACTAATCAATCGTGATTTAATCAAGCTAACGCTATTTACCGGCTTACTGACCGCCAGCGTCACGCTGGGTGTATTTGCCTATGAACTCTATATAATGGGTAGCAGTCTTGAACAAGCTCGCGATGCAGCATTTACTACTTTGGTGATTGCTGGGCTGCTACGCGCTTTTGGGGCCCGAAGCGAGCAGCGTGCCATTTGGGAAATAAGCATGTTTTCCAATATAAGGTTATTTTTGGTTGTAGCAGTATGTTTTGGCTTGCAGTTGGCGATACACCATGTCCCGATGTTTCAAACCTTATTTGGGGTTGAACCTATTACGCTAAGTCAATGCATAGGATGGTTCGCGGTAGGATTCATACCCTTGATCGTTCTGGAGCTGAGAAAATTCATTCGCTATCGTCTTATAAAGGAGATTTGA
- a CDS encoding HD domain-containing protein: MNKTGRHPEAYCQHCGKLLERQPYISVGATYCSEHCFLKTIDVCASQEDMFNLLAETLVNALDLREHETGLHSKRVACHTMVLARRFTFDPNVLQQIYWGTLLHDIGKIGISDAILLKAGSLTESEWIEMRTHPEKGYHLISQIPAMTDAANIILCHEERYDGSGYPKGLSGGRIPLGARLFMVIDALDSITSNRPYRKSHSFEFAKAEILRMKGSQFDPEAVDAFSAEEEVLQKMVIAKCHNHPSLVSSR; the protein is encoded by the coding sequence ATGAACAAAACAGGCAGGCACCCAGAAGCGTATTGCCAACATTGTGGAAAGCTTCTTGAAAGGCAACCGTATATTTCTGTGGGTGCTACATACTGTTCCGAACATTGTTTCCTCAAAACCATAGATGTCTGTGCCAGTCAGGAAGATATGTTCAACCTCTTAGCAGAAACTTTGGTGAATGCGCTGGATCTGCGGGAGCACGAAACGGGTTTGCACTCCAAGCGCGTCGCCTGCCATACGATGGTGCTCGCACGTCGCTTTACCTTCGATCCGAATGTATTGCAGCAAATATACTGGGGAACATTACTGCATGATATTGGCAAGATTGGTATCTCCGATGCCATTTTACTGAAAGCTGGCTCTTTAACAGAATCTGAATGGATCGAAATGCGGACACATCCAGAAAAAGGCTACCATCTCATTTCGCAAATACCTGCCATGACAGATGCAGCAAATATCATTCTCTGTCATGAGGAACGCTATGATGGTTCAGGTTACCCAAAAGGACTGAGTGGCGGTCGTATTCCATTAGGTGCGCGTCTATTCATGGTAATAGATGCCTTGGATTCGATAACTTCCAATCGGCCTTATCGTAAGAGTCATTCTTTTGAGTTCGCCAAAGCAGAGATTCTACGTATGAAGGGAAGCCAGTTTGACCCGGAAGCCGTAGATGCTTTCAGCGCCGAAGAGGAAGTGCTGCAAAAAATGGTTATTGCTAAATGCCATAATCATCCTTCGTTAGTGTCAAGCAGATGA